In Mangrovivirga cuniculi, the following proteins share a genomic window:
- a CDS encoding Mut7-C RNAse domain-containing protein yields MQKEFTFRFYSILNDFLNNDQKQQRFKETFKTPVTVRECIMAFRIPVFEIGKIFINENPASLKTELNENDRCSIYPHLRTIPSNNIAHDYNFILDAHLGKLARYLRMLGFDTLYHNNFQDEEIRKIAEEEQRIVLTRDKIIKSTPDPSYYYIRATEKHQQLKEVVKFWGLSSQIKPFTRCMTCNSKLIKIQKKEVLHKIDDDIADHFNEFYICKKCDKVFWKGSHFKRMEKQILDLISNNEN; encoded by the coding sequence TTAAACAATGATCAAAAACAACAGCGTTTTAAAGAAACATTTAAAACACCTGTAACAGTCAGAGAATGTATCATGGCATTTAGAATCCCTGTTTTTGAAATTGGAAAAATCTTTATCAATGAAAACCCCGCATCTCTTAAAACTGAATTAAACGAAAATGACCGCTGCTCTATTTATCCCCACCTCAGAACAATTCCTTCTAATAACATAGCTCATGACTACAATTTTATTTTAGATGCTCACCTTGGTAAGTTAGCCCGATATTTAAGAATGCTTGGTTTTGACACCCTGTATCATAATAACTTTCAGGATGAGGAGATCAGAAAAATAGCAGAAGAAGAACAAAGAATAGTTCTGACTAGAGATAAAATAATTAAAAGCACACCCGATCCATCGTATTACTATATTCGGGCGACAGAAAAACATCAGCAACTAAAGGAGGTAGTTAAGTTTTGGGGTTTATCAAGTCAAATAAAGCCATTTACAAGATGCATGACCTGTAATTCAAAACTGATCAAAATTCAAAAAAAAGAAGTTTTGCATAAAATTGATGATGATATCGCTGATCATTTTAATGAATTTTATATTTGCAAAAAGTGTGACAAAGTTTTCTGGAAGGGTTCTCACTTTAAACGAATGGAAAAACAAATATTGGATCTCATCTCAAATAATGAAAACTAA